Proteins co-encoded in one Desulfitobacterium hafniense DCB-2 genomic window:
- the thpR gene encoding RNA 2',3'-cyclic phosphodiesterase — translation MVDQNIRAFLGIDFTEEVKDEIHELQQNLKGYALKGRWKGRDNFHLTLKFLAQISFAQKAQIDESLQSLCRKEKPFNLELKGLGVFGGKESCRVLWLGLAGDMQDLRSLHKKVDQVLTPLGFPPERRPFSPHITLGQDIVFAGGFEEIQAKVGGFEFTPTHVERIHLFKSEQVQFKRIYTKLADYSLG, via the coding sequence ATGGTGGATCAAAACATCAGAGCCTTTCTGGGAATTGACTTTACCGAGGAAGTGAAAGATGAAATCCATGAATTGCAGCAGAACTTGAAAGGTTATGCCTTAAAAGGGCGATGGAAGGGGCGGGATAATTTTCATCTTACCTTAAAGTTTTTGGCTCAAATCTCTTTTGCTCAAAAAGCTCAGATAGATGAATCCCTGCAGAGCTTATGCCGCAAGGAAAAACCCTTTAATTTAGAGTTGAAGGGTCTGGGAGTATTCGGCGGCAAAGAATCCTGCCGGGTGCTATGGCTGGGCTTAGCCGGTGATATGCAGGATTTGAGATCCCTCCATAAAAAAGTGGATCAGGTTCTGACCCCTCTGGGCTTTCCTCCCGAAAGAAGGCCCTTTAGTCCACATATTACTCTGGGACAGGATATTGTGTTTGCAGGCGGTTTTGAGGAAATCCAGGCAAAGGTCGGAGGTTTTGAGTTCACTCCAACTCATGTAGAAAGGATTCACCTCTTTAAAAGTGAGCAAGTTCAGTTCAAAAGAATCTATACAAAGCTCGCGGATTATTCCCTGGGTTAA
- a CDS encoding TlpA family protein disulfide reductase translates to MNSKTKLILGIIAFVLFLGIAYTAYSSLSENYGPTQEPMTQGQDKPDAQSADPAAQEEKKTEAPNFTVYGTDGTEHRLSDFRGKPVVLNFWASWCPPCREEMPHFNEVYAQYKDDVAFLMVDLVDGQRETEESGQAFVDKEGYDFPIYLDKNHQAASVYGVSTIPTTLFIDGEGYIVTGYRGPLKKSTLETILKDMLKQ, encoded by the coding sequence ATGAATAGTAAAACCAAATTAATTCTGGGCATCATTGCCTTTGTCCTGTTCCTGGGGATCGCCTATACGGCCTACTCCTCTTTGTCTGAAAACTATGGCCCCACTCAGGAGCCGATGACTCAGGGCCAGGATAAGCCGGATGCCCAGTCCGCAGATCCTGCTGCACAGGAAGAAAAGAAAACAGAAGCGCCCAATTTCACTGTCTATGGGACCGACGGTACCGAACATAGATTATCCGACTTTCGCGGGAAGCCTGTGGTCTTGAATTTCTGGGCCTCCTGGTGCCCTCCCTGCCGTGAGGAAATGCCCCATTTTAACGAAGTTTATGCCCAATATAAGGATGATGTAGCCTTTCTGATGGTGGATCTGGTAGACGGCCAGCGGGAAACCGAAGAATCCGGCCAAGCCTTTGTGGATAAAGAGGGGTATGATTTCCCTATTTATCTGGATAAAAACCATCAAGCCGCCTCTGTCTATGGGGTTTCCACCATTCCCACCACCCTGTTCATCGATGGGGAAGGATATATTGTAACCGGGTACCGGGGACCCTTGAAGAAGAGTACCTTGGAAACCATACTGAAAGATATGCTCAAACAATAG
- a CDS encoding cytochrome c biogenesis CcdA family protein, with the protein MQYLLLFLEGVITFISPCLLPMLPIYISYFAGQGANDKKIRTLTNALGFVLGFTLVFVALGAFAGTVGSFLRDYNQVINLVTGLIVVLFGLNFMGVIRIPFLNTNRQVNMKVVNLGFFSSLLFGIIFSIGWTPCVGAFLGSALMLAASEGESLKGIFMLLCFSLGLGIPFVASALLIERLKSTLDFIKRNYRIINLISGGLLVLVGVLMATGMMGYFLTLLTF; encoded by the coding sequence GTGCAGTATCTTTTGTTGTTCCTGGAGGGAGTCATTACCTTTATCTCTCCTTGCCTGCTTCCCATGTTGCCCATTTATATTTCCTATTTTGCCGGACAGGGGGCCAATGATAAAAAAATAAGAACCCTGACCAATGCTCTTGGCTTTGTCCTCGGATTCACTCTGGTTTTTGTTGCTTTGGGAGCTTTTGCCGGTACTGTGGGCAGTTTTTTGCGCGACTACAATCAAGTGATAAATCTTGTTACAGGGCTTATCGTGGTGTTATTTGGCCTGAATTTTATGGGAGTGATCCGCATTCCCTTCCTCAATACCAACCGGCAAGTCAATATGAAGGTAGTAAACTTAGGCTTTTTCTCCTCTTTGCTGTTCGGCATCATTTTCTCCATTGGCTGGACTCCCTGTGTGGGAGCATTTTTAGGCTCCGCCTTAATGCTCGCTGCCAGCGAAGGGGAAAGCCTCAAGGGGATATTCATGCTGCTGTGTTTTTCCTTAGGATTAGGAATTCCCTTCGTGGCCAGCGCTCTGCTCATTGAACGCCTGAAATCAACCTTAGACTTTATTAAGAGGAACTACCGAATTATTAATCTTATCTCAGGAGGACTTTTAGTCCTGGTGGGAGTATTAATGGCTACAGGGATGATGGGGTATTTCTTAACCCTGCTCACCTTTTAA